Part of the Phragmites australis chromosome 23, lpPhrAust1.1, whole genome shotgun sequence genome is shown below.
CTGCCCATCTGCTCCCACTAGCCCACCCAGCTTCaaccttcactggctggcagTGCACAGCGGTCGGCTGGCCCGGGGAGCGCAATGGCAACCTGGTGCAACACAACTTGGCGCGGTAGCGGTGGTAGCCGGGACGAGTAGGGGCCCAGCAACAGCGACGACTGGGGTGGGCGGCAGGCTTGCAGTTTGGCATGGAGCAGTCGGCGACTCTGTCGAATGGGTGGGATCGAATGAGGATAGATCCCCGGCCttattcttttcttcttctttatccAAAGTTCTAAATTTACTGGGCTTAATGCAGATTCACTAAGTGCCCAAACAAGATATTTGATAGCAAATTGGATTtgtctcgacgagatctacgcaTCCgaggtctccgatcgtccatccgAGCATCGGTTCAAAATGTCAAATTTTGTACTCCTCGCAGGTCCTATGGTCAACAAAAGAATTTCGTATTTTTAAGTATTACAATGTTAGCTTCTCTCCCCGACTACCTACATACAACGGAGCTCTCCGATTACGTTTAGGTCTATTTAGGCTAGCCaaacacatccttatactcAGTTTCAGAGATTAATGTGAAACCAACAGGACTTATGGTTGTTATTTTAAGAGAGATCTGTGTACACTATGTGATTCGTCTATTTGAGACATCTCCTACTATTTCTACAAGTTCGTAAGTTCGGCGGTTCAACAATCGTCGGCATATTAGCATTTTGTCACTTTTTTTCAGAATAATTTTTCTTGTTGGGACCTGCAACTAAAATATCATCTAGTAATTATAAGATTTAGCACAACTTTAGGGGGAAAAAGAGGAGATAATTCACCACCGGAAACCGACTCAAACAAATCAATCAAACTGCAACCAAGTCAAAGAACATGACCGCTGCCTTGACTTTGGTGTTGATATATATGTGCAGCCATGGTCCATGAAAGCAGCTGTGACCATCATCTGCAATAAGATCAGAAAGAGTCCTCAACCATTAAAAAAGAGCATCAATTAAGATGCATTCTAAGTCAAGTATTGAGTTCTTAAAAGTTTGTGCAGgttaattaaataattttctAATTTCTCCAACTcgcgccaaaaaaaaaagaaagaaaagaaaattttcattgACTTGACTTGGGCCAAAATTTCCAACATATAATTCAACATGTGTGTCCATGACAGTAAAAGGGCCAATTAAGCAGAGGCCATCCAAACTTACCAATACAGCAACCACAGCCAGAATCCATCACCATGTAAGAAAGCTATCTAGCCCTAGAAACCTCTCACACACTTAGCTATCAAGAAACAAGACTATCCTACAGCcatggaggagaagaaactGTCGGAAAGGACCAAGGAGAGCGGCGGCGTAGCAGAAGATGGAACCGAAGAGGATGATTTGGTGTTCCCGGGGTTCCGGTTCCATCCGACGGACCAGGAGCTCTTGGGATTCTATCTGAAGAGGAAGGTGGAGAAAAAGGGTTTCAGTATTGAGATCATCAAGGAGATCGATATCTACAAGCATGACCCCTGGGATCTTCCAAGTAAGTTTTAATCTCATAGAACTGCTATCCAAAACCAATTATTTTTTGATCGCATGGAACTGCCGTCAGAAACCAATTATTTCTTTAAACCAAGACCAATTACAGAAGTCACAGGAGATTGATATTCTCAACAAGGATTCAGATGAGCAAGATAGAGACTCAAAATTACACATGACTATTACGCATGAACAtgacttgcatgcatgcatggacatgCATGTGTAATGAAATTAACTgtgtggatgcatgcatgcagatgaaGCTTGGCATGTGCTGCAGGGAGCAGCAGAGAAAGACTGGTACTTCTTCTGCCTGCGTGGTCGCAAGTACAGGAACAGCATCCGGCCCAACCGCGTCACCGGTTCCGGCTTCTGGAAGGCCACCGGCATCGACAAGCACATACACGATGGCGCCGGCGGTGAGTGCATCGGGCTCAAGAAGTCCCTCGTCTACTACCGCGGCAGCGCCGGCAGGGGCACCAAGACTGATTGGATGATGCACGAGTTCCGTCTCCCCTCGACGTCGTCGTCGGCCGACCTCCAAGATGCAGTAAATGCCAATTCAGATCGATACTTAATTAACTGCATGCTGGTAAATTAGAACAAAACTAAGTTAATTTTTGTGTCCATTTTACGATTGATGAATTATCACAGGAAATATGGACGATCTGCCGGATCTTCAAGAGGAACATGTCCTACAACCGGAGGTGCCAGCAGCAAGAACACGGCAACAAACAGAAccatcagcagcagcagttgGATTACTACGCATACCGCCATCACCAGCACCACTACACAAGCGGCGCTTCCATGGAGAGCAGCTTCGAGTCGTCTGAGGCGAGAGAAGCTCAAGCCACTGAACAACACCGCCAGCCGTTCTTGCTGCACGGTTTCCATGGCGCGTCGTCGGCCGCCGTGACGACGATGACGTCTAGAATGATGGGagctccgccgccaccggcgGCGTCGGGCTGGAGCGAGCTGACGAGGTTCCGGGATGGCGGCAGCAGCTGGGACGAGCTCGGGAGGATCGTGGAGATCGCAACAGATGCTACCTACGTGTAAATACCGATCGTAGCCTTCATGGTTGTGACAGTATACCTGACTTTACTTGTGGATAAATACACTACCGACGGTCAAGTGAATTTACATCGCTCGCATGTACATGAGTGTGGAGCAGCTAGGTAGCTATAGCTGCATATGCATGCTTGCGTGCATCTTACTTGCAGTACTCACTGAATGTGATATGTATCGTAGTTTGCTGCGGAGAAGCTCCCATGAGCTCCTTGTTTTTATAAAAGATGTGTGCAGTTCTCTCTGGGACACTAAAATGACTGAGATGTATCAATTGGAATGGAATGGAAAATAAGTTTAGAATGTTTAGTGAGTTCCATATTTTTGCATTAACTATTACTTGGTGTAGTGATATCTTAGTTTTGTGCATTATCTATGAACATGCATTCTTTGGGGTTCACCGGTGTAATTATATTACTAATAGATACTACTATTATTTACAAAACATGCACACATAGTTTG
Proteins encoded:
- the LOC133906794 gene encoding transcription factor JUNGBRUNNEN 1-like, which encodes MEEKKLSERTKESGGVAEDGTEEDDLVFPGFRFHPTDQELLGFYLKRKVEKKGFSIEIIKEIDIYKHDPWDLPNEAWHVLQGAAEKDWYFFCLRGRKYRNSIRPNRVTGSGFWKATGIDKHIHDGAGGECIGLKKSLVYYRGSAGRGTKTDWMMHEFRLPSTSSSADLQDAEIWTICRIFKRNMSYNRRCQQQEHGNKQNHQQQQLDYYAYRHHQHHYTSGASMESSFESSEAREAQATEQHRQPFLLHGFHGASSAAVTTMTSRMMGAPPPPAASGWSELTRFRDGGSSWDELGRIVEIATDATYV